The following are encoded in a window of Panicum virgatum strain AP13 chromosome 5N, P.virgatum_v5, whole genome shotgun sequence genomic DNA:
- the LOC120673356 gene encoding mevalonate kinase-like, translating to MEVRARAPGKIILAGEHAVVHGSAAVAAAIDLYTTSSLRLLPAGEDSGAGAVELDLRDSGLTFSWPCSRVRAALGEAGGKAGAPTPCSPDELAAIAKLLEGQEIPEAKIWLSAGLSAFLFLYTSTLGCRPGKVVVTSDLPIGAGLGSSAAFCVSMSGALLTAAGAVGVAGGSSAEEWELFGKDDLELVNQWAFQGEKIIHGKPSGIDNSVSTFGSMIKFKKGELTNLKSRNPVKMLITDTRVGRNTKALLAGVSERASRHPDAMASVFNAVNSISEELSSVVELAAEDEIAITSREDKLAELMGMNQGLLQCMGVSHSSIETVLRTTLKYSLVSKLTGAGGGGCVLTLIPTLLAHTVLEKVATELESHGFRCFKVEVGGRGLQVYRA from the exons ATGGAGGTAcgcgcccgcgcgcccggcAAGATCATCCTCGCGGGCGAGCACGCCGTCGTACacggctccgccgccgtcgccgccgccatcgacctCTACACCACCTCttccctccgcctcctccccgcaG GAGAGGATAGCGGCGCAGGCGCGGTGGAGCTGGACCTCAGGGACTCGGGCCTCACCTTCTCTTGGCCGTGCTCGCGCGTCCGCGCGGCGCTGGGGGAGGCGGGCGGCAAGGCTGGGGCGCCGACGCCGTGCTCTCCCGATGAGCTGGCCGCCATTGCCAAGCTCTTGGAGGGCCAAGAGATCCCCGAGGCCAAGATCTGGCTCTCGGCTGGCCTCTccgccttccttttcctctacACCTCCACTTTGGG CTGCAGGCCTGGGAAGGTGGTGGTGACCTCGGACCTGCCCATAGGTGCGGGCCTTGGCTCGTCCGCAGCGTTCTGCGTGTCCATGTCGGGTGCTCTATTGACGGCTGCTGGCGCAGTCGGCGTTGCAGGAGGCAGCAGTGCTGAGGAGTGGGAGTTGTTTGGAAaggatgatcttgagctggTCAACCAATGGGCGTTCCAAGGGGAGAAGATCATTCATGGCAAGCCTTCTGGCATTGACAATTCCGTCAGCACTTTCG GAAGCATGATCAAATTCAAGAAGGGGGAATTGACAAACCTCAAGTCCAGGAACCCAGTCAAAATGCTCATTACTGATACAAGAGTTGGTAGGAACACAAAGGCCCTGCTTGCTGGTGTAtctgaaagagcatctaggcatCCAGATGCTATGGCTTCTGTCTTCAATGCAGTGAACTCTATTAGTGAGGAGCTTTCAAGTGTTGTTGAATTAGCAGCTGAGGATGAAATAGCCATCACCTCAAGGGAGGACAAGCTAGCAGAGCTTATGGGGATGAATCAAGGTTTGCTTCAGTGCATGGGAGTCAGCCATTCTTCTATAGAAACAGTGTTGCGAACCACTCTGAAATATAGCCTGGTCTCAAAGCTAACTGGAGCTGGTggtggaggatgtgtgttgacCCTAATACCGACGC